Sequence from the Qipengyuania pelagi genome:
CGCCCGACGCAGCCTTCGATCACATGCCGTCCGACGAGGCCCGTCGCCCCGACCAGTGTGACCCGCATCGGATCAGACATTGCTCAGCCCCTCGGGCACACGCCCATGGATACGCGCATATTGGTCGATGGCGAAGCGATCGGTCATGCCCGCGATGAAGTCCGCGATATGGCGGCTGCGCTCGGGTTCGCTTTCGGGCAGGCCGGCGCGCCAGCCCTCGGGCAGGGTGCGCTCGTCCTCGCTATATGCGACGAACAGCGCCGCGATCACCTCGCGCGCACGTTCGGCGGTCTGCTTCTGCTCGGGATGATAATACAGCCGTTCGTACATGAACGCCTTGAGGCGCCGCTCCTGCGCCGCCATCGCGGGCGAAAATCCGGCGAGCGGTCCGTTCGCGGCGCGCACCTCGTTTACGCTGGCGACATCGCGCAAGCGATCGGCGCTGTGGGCGAGCACATCGTTGACCATCATCCCGATCTGCCCGCGAACCAGCTCGCGCAATTTGCGCTCGTGTTCGGCATGGGGAAACCGCCTCTCGACGCCCGCCCATTGGTCGGCCACGAAATCGAGCGTGAGGAGATCGTCGAGCTGGAGGAATCCTGCGCGCAGGCCATCGTCGATATCGTGATTGTCGTAGGCGATATCGTCCGCGACATTGGCGATCTGCGCCTCGGCGGAAGGCCAGGTCGCAAGGTCGAGCGGGAATGCCGCGTCGATCTCGCTCAGCGCCCAGTTCGGCGAAGCGACGGGGCCGTTATGCTTGGCGAGGCCCTCCAGCGTCTCGAAGGTGAGATTCAACCCGTCATGCGCGGGATAGGGACATTCGAGCCGCGCCAGCGTGCGCAGCGAATGGGCGTTGTGATCATATCCGCCCGCCTCGACCATCGCGGCGCTCAGCGCCTTTTCGCCCGCATGGCCGAAAGGCGGGTGGCCGATATCGTGCGCAAGACAGAGCGCCTCGGTCAGATCCTCGTCGAGCCGCAGGGCGCGCGCCAGCACGCGCCCGATCTGCGCGACTTCCAGGCTGTGGGTGAGGCGGGTGCGGTAATGGTCGCCATCGGGCGCGACGAAGACCTGCGTTTTCGAACGCAAGCGGCGGAAGGCGATCGAATGGACGATCCGGTCCCGGTCACGCTGGAATTCGCTGCGCGGACCCCGGATTTCGCCGCGCGTGACAGCGCTGGCAACGGGGAATTCCCGCCCGCGCGAATGCGCCGGGTCCGAGGCAAAGGCTGCGCGATCCATCGAGCGGAGCGGTTAGGTCACGCGCGCACGAGCGGCAACGTGAACAGATTGGCAACCTGGTGGGAAACTCCGCCAGAAGCGCCCCGCAAACGAAAAGGGCCGCGCGTCCCGAAAGACGCGCGGCCCCCTTCAGGATCAGAGGATCAACGGATGCCGATCGTGTCGGGATTGCCGTCCGGATCGCCCTTGACCGTCCCGCCCGAGCGCACCGGGCCGAGCAGCAGCAGGCCCGCAAGGTGCGGCGCGGCCATCGAGGTGCCCGACAAGGTGGCGTAGCCGCCGCCTTTATAGGTCGAATAGATCGACGAGCCCGGCTCCGCATAATCGACCGGCGGATTGCCGAAGTTCGAGAAGCTGGACCAGTTGTCGCCCTGTGCGAAGCTCGACACGGTGAACACGTTCGGTCCGTTGGCGCGTGCGGGCGAGTGGTTGTCCGCATTGTCGCTCTCGTTACCCGCCGCGAGGACGAATTTCACCCCGCCCGCCGCAGCGTTGATGACGGCGTTGTCGAGCGTGGTCGAAACCCCGCCGCCGAGGCTCATATTCGCAACATCGCCCGCGCGGCCAACCTGCGCGACATAATCCACGCCCGCGATCACGCCGCTGTTCGAGCCCGAGCCGCTGCGCGTCAGCACCTTGACCGCGACGATTTCCGCGCCCGCGGCCACGCCGACGACGCCGATATTGTTGTTGGCGATAGCCGCGATCGTGCCCGCGACGTGGGTGCCGTGGCCATTGCCATCGTCGGCATTCTTCTCGCGCGTGAAGCTGCGCGACATGCCGGTGTTGACGTTGAGATCGGGGTGATCGAGGTCGACCCCGCTATCGATCACAAAGGCGCGGCCCGTGGCTCCCGTCTGTCCGCCACCGACGCGGGCGATGCCCCACGGCGTGGTTTCCGACGCGCTGCCGGTGCTTCCGCCGCCGGGCTTGCCCTGCGCGGTCTTCACCACCTGATCCTGCTCGCAATAGGCGATGCGCGGGTTCGAAGCCTGCATCTGCGCCGCGCCACGCGCCGACATGTTCGCAGCGAAGCCGCGAATGGCGCGAGTGTAGACGTGATTGACGTTTCCGCCTGCATTCGCGGCAGCGGCGTTCGCCTGGGCCCTCTCCTGCCCGCGCGCCACCGTGCCTTCCTTGAAGACGCAGATATAGCTGTTGTCGATCTTCTGCGCTGCCGCCGGCGCGGCGATACCCGCCGCTGCAAGTGCCATTCCACTCACCATGGCGAGGCGACCCAAAGTACCTGATTTCATGTGTAACGTCCCTTCCCGAGTTACGAGAAGGGCAGCATGGCGCCAACGCGCCGGGGTGCAAGAGCCGACGAGCAAATTTCGCGAAATTCGCAATTGTGTTACAAGTTTGCGACGCTTTTCTTTCTAATCCTTCGCCAGGATCCAGTCCGCCGCTGCCTGGCAGTGCGTGTCGGTCGTATCGAAGATCGGCAGGACGTTCGCATCGGTATCCACGACCAGGCCCAGCTCCGTGCAGGCCAGGATCACCGCGCCCGCCCCACGCTGTTCCTTGCGCGTGATGATGGTCTTGAGCGCGCGTTCGGCATCGCGGCTGACCTTGCCCAGCATCAGTTCCTTGTAGATGATCGAATCGACCATCTCGACATCGTCCTCGTCGGGCGGAAGCAGGTCGATGCCGTGCGAGATGATGCGCTGGCGATAGAAGCTCTCGGTCATCACCGGCCGCGTGCCGAGCAGCAGCACTTCGCCGATATCGTGGCCTTCCAGCGCCTGGCCGACCGTGTCGGCGATGTGGATGATCTCGATCCCGATCGCTTCCGCCACCCGGTCGTAGACGCGATGCATCGAATTGGCGGCGATCACGATCGCGCCCGCGCCCGCAGCTTCCAGCCTGCGCGCGCTGTCGATCAGCATCCGCGCCGCCTGGTCCCAGCTTTCCTCTTCGCGCAGGGCGTAGAGAGGTGAATATTCCAGGCTCTCGATCAGCAGAGGCGCGCTGTGGGTAGGCGTCTTCGCCTTCTGCACCAGCCGATTGATTCGTTCGTAATAGGCGCGGGTCGAGACCCAGCTCATCCCCCCAATGAGACCCAGCTTACGCAATGCACCGTCCTTCCTGTGGCGCCCGCAGTAAACTTCCGCGGGATCGTTCGTTTCGGGCACAACGATTCGCGGCGCGGCGGGTTCCGCTGCAATGCGGCAGACTTACCGGCAAGGTTGCGAGAGGGGTGTGTCTAGTCCGCGATGCCCGTCGCGCACAGGGCAGCCGACGAGGATGTGACACCGATCACCTCCGCATCCCCGACCCGCGCGACGCGCGAGAGGTAATCGCGGATTGTAACAGGATCGCGCTCGGCGGCGCGGGTCTTCAAGCGTTCGAGCTTCTTCAACTGTTCGATCGTGAGACGATCCACCATCCGCCCGGCCATGCAATCGGACACCCGGTCGTTCAGGCCTGCCTCGCTCAACGCGCTGCGCACGCGGCTTTCGGCGATGGCCTGAACGCATCCGGCGAGAAGGAGGGGTGCGAAGAGAAGCGCCGCATATCTCACAGCGAAATTCCCAGCGAACAGCTTGCCGCCGCACGCACCGTCACTTCGATGGCCTGCGGATCGTCGACCCGGCGCATCCGCTCCATCACATCGCCGGGCGCGAGCGGGATGCCGGGTTCGCCTTCCAGCGGGGCCAGCCTTTCAAGGCTGCGCAATTGCGCGATCGTCAGCTGGTCGGTCATCCGCCCCGCCATGCATTCGGCGAGGCGCGGCGGCACGCCCTTCTCGGTCAGCGCGGTCCGCACGCGAGTTTCGGTGACGCGCTCCACCCCGCCGAAATAGAGCCAAGCGGCGGTTCCGGCGAGCGCCAGGACGATTATCAGGATCAGGGCCTTGCGCATCGCTCGTTCGCCTTCCCGCTCAGTCGAGCGCCTTGACGATCTCCTCGACCATCTTTTTCGCGTCCGCCAGCAACATCATGGTCTGGTCCATGTAGAACACGTCATTGTCGACGCCCGCATAGCCGACCCCGCCCATCGAGCGCTTGATGAAGAAGACCTGCTTGGCCTTGTCTACGTCGAACACAGGCATCCCGTAGATGGGCGAGCTCTTGTCGGTCTTGGCCGCCGGATTGACCACATCGTTCGCACCGATGATGAAGGCGACATCGGCCTGCGCGAATTCGCTGTTGATGTCCT
This genomic interval carries:
- a CDS encoding deoxyguanosinetriphosphate triphosphohydrolase, coding for MDRAAFASDPAHSRGREFPVASAVTRGEIRGPRSEFQRDRDRIVHSIAFRRLRSKTQVFVAPDGDHYRTRLTHSLEVAQIGRVLARALRLDEDLTEALCLAHDIGHPPFGHAGEKALSAAMVEAGGYDHNAHSLRTLARLECPYPAHDGLNLTFETLEGLAKHNGPVASPNWALSEIDAAFPLDLATWPSAEAQIANVADDIAYDNHDIDDGLRAGFLQLDDLLTLDFVADQWAGVERRFPHAEHERKLRELVRGQIGMMVNDVLAHSADRLRDVASVNEVRAANGPLAGFSPAMAAQERRLKAFMYERLYYHPEQKQTAERAREVIAALFVAYSEDERTLPEGWRAGLPESEPERSRHIADFIAGMTDRFAIDQYARIHGRVPEGLSNV
- a CDS encoding S8 family serine peptidase, translating into MKSGTLGRLAMVSGMALAAAGIAAPAAAQKIDNSYICVFKEGTVARGQERAQANAAAANAGGNVNHVYTRAIRGFAANMSARGAAQMQASNPRIAYCEQDQVVKTAQGKPGGGSTGSASETTPWGIARVGGGQTGATGRAFVIDSGVDLDHPDLNVNTGMSRSFTREKNADDGNGHGTHVAGTIAAIANNNIGVVGVAAGAEIVAVKVLTRSGSGSNSGVIAGVDYVAQVGRAGDVANMSLGGGVSTTLDNAVINAAAGGVKFVLAAGNESDNADNHSPARANGPNVFTVSSFAQGDNWSSFSNFGNPPVDYAEPGSSIYSTYKGGGYATLSGTSMAAPHLAGLLLLGPVRSGGTVKGDPDGNPDTIGIR
- a CDS encoding aspartate/glutamate racemase family protein, which translates into the protein MRKLGLIGGMSWVSTRAYYERINRLVQKAKTPTHSAPLLIESLEYSPLYALREEESWDQAARMLIDSARRLEAAGAGAIVIAANSMHRVYDRVAEAIGIEIIHIADTVGQALEGHDIGEVLLLGTRPVMTESFYRQRIISHGIDLLPPDEDDVEMVDSIIYKELMLGKVSRDAERALKTIITRKEQRGAGAVILACTELGLVVDTDANVLPIFDTTDTHCQAAADWILAKD